One genomic window of Polyangium aurulentum includes the following:
- the menB gene encoding 1,4-dihydroxy-2-naphthoyl-CoA synthase, translating into MTLPKWIAVSGFEDIKYEKSEEGIAKITINRPQVRNAFRPLTVKEMIRAFDDARDDENIGVVILTGEGKEAFCSGGDQRVRGEGGYVGDDGIPRLNVLDLQRQIRSLPKPVVAMVAGYAIGGGHVLHVVCDLTIAADNARFGQTGPRVGSFDGGFGSSYLARIIGQKKAREIWFLCRQYDAKQALEMGLVNTVVPVDQLEEETVKWCREMLELSPIALRFLKSAMNADCDGQAGLQEFAGNATLLYYLSEEAKEGKNAYLQKRKPNFKKFRRLP; encoded by the coding sequence ATGACCCTGCCGAAATGGATCGCCGTCTCCGGCTTCGAGGACATCAAGTACGAGAAGTCCGAGGAGGGGATCGCGAAGATCACGATCAACCGCCCCCAGGTCCGCAACGCGTTCAGGCCGCTCACGGTCAAGGAGATGATCCGCGCGTTCGACGACGCGCGCGACGACGAGAACATCGGCGTCGTCATCCTGACCGGCGAGGGCAAGGAGGCGTTCTGTTCGGGCGGCGATCAACGCGTGCGCGGGGAGGGCGGCTACGTCGGTGACGACGGGATCCCGCGCCTCAACGTGCTCGATCTGCAGCGGCAGATCCGTTCCTTGCCGAAGCCCGTGGTCGCCATGGTCGCGGGCTACGCGATCGGCGGCGGGCACGTCTTGCACGTGGTCTGCGACTTGACGATCGCCGCCGACAACGCGCGCTTCGGTCAGACCGGGCCCCGCGTCGGCAGCTTCGACGGCGGCTTCGGATCGAGCTACCTCGCGCGCATCATCGGCCAGAAGAAGGCCCGCGAGATCTGGTTCCTCTGCCGGCAGTACGACGCCAAGCAGGCGCTCGAGATGGGCCTCGTGAACACCGTCGTGCCCGTCGACCAGCTCGAGGAGGAGACGGTCAAGTGGTGCCGCGAGATGCTCGAGCTGTCGCCCATCGCGCTGCGCTTCCTGAAGTCGGCGATGAACGCGGACTGCGACGGGCAGGCGGGGTTGCAGGAGTTCGCGGGCAACGCGACCTTGCTCTACTACCTCAGCGAGGAGGCCAAGGAGGGCAAGAACGCGTACCTGCAGAAGCGCAAGCCGAACTTCAAGAAGTTCAGGCGGCTTCCGTGA
- a CDS encoding mandelate racemase/muconate lactonizing enzyme family protein gives MRVARSRVLLTPGEGRGRPFVRLALEDEAGRVGIGEASPLAGFSADDAASCAEALGGIEARLGPVDERIERAIAPVLPALSALPSARFALETALLDLAGQSAGLSVAELLAGTRAHAEVAVNGLLDASADDLVKAGMDLVARGRAALKIKLRARDEEGFQREKRRLEELRHALPEPFELRLDPNAAWTLEEARRRLEALAPLAIRFVEQPVAPEELVHLGPTPVPWAADESLRLPGLADKLAALPGCAAFILKPAVLGGLLPALAIAQIAAEKSVDLVVTHLFDGPVGMAAACELSRALPRSPLASGLDAHPLLATYPPLAIPQATRAGRVKAAALPGLGFTEEERSRWMA, from the coding sequence ATGCGCGTCGCGCGATCCAGGGTCTTGCTGACGCCGGGGGAGGGGCGTGGGAGGCCGTTCGTGCGGCTCGCGCTCGAGGACGAGGCGGGGCGCGTCGGGATCGGCGAGGCCTCGCCGCTGGCCGGGTTTTCCGCAGACGACGCGGCCTCGTGCGCAGAGGCTCTCGGGGGCATCGAGGCGCGCCTCGGTCCTGTGGACGAGCGCATCGAGCGCGCGATCGCGCCCGTTCTGCCCGCGCTCTCGGCGCTGCCGTCGGCGAGGTTCGCCCTCGAGACGGCGCTGCTCGATCTCGCGGGACAATCTGCGGGTTTGTCGGTCGCCGAGCTCCTCGCCGGCACGCGCGCGCACGCGGAGGTGGCCGTGAACGGGCTGCTCGATGCGAGCGCGGATGACCTCGTGAAGGCGGGCATGGACCTCGTCGCGCGAGGCCGCGCGGCGCTCAAGATCAAGCTGCGGGCGCGGGACGAAGAGGGTTTTCAGCGCGAGAAGCGCCGACTCGAGGAGCTGCGACACGCGCTGCCCGAGCCCTTCGAGCTCAGGCTCGATCCCAACGCCGCCTGGACCCTCGAAGAAGCGCGCCGCCGCCTCGAAGCGCTGGCGCCGCTCGCGATCCGCTTCGTCGAGCAGCCCGTGGCGCCGGAAGAGCTCGTGCACCTCGGACCCACCCCGGTCCCCTGGGCCGCAGACGAGTCGCTGCGCCTCCCCGGCCTCGCAGACAAACTCGCAGCTCTGCCCGGGTGCGCCGCGTTCATCTTGAAGCCCGCGGTGCTCGGTGGCCTCTTGCCTGCGCTCGCGATCGCGCAGATCGCCGCGGAGAAAAGCGTGGATCTGGTCGTGACACACCTCTTCGACGGCCCCGTGGGCATGGCGGCCGCGTGCGAGCTTTCGCGCGCGCTGCCGCGGTCTCCGCTCGCCTCGGGCCTCGACGCGCACCCCTTGCTCGCAACCTATCCGCCGCTCGCGATCCCGCAGGCCACGCGCGCAGGACGCGTGAAAGCCGCGGCGCTGCCGGGCCTCGGTTTCACGGAGGAGGAGCGATCCCGATGGATGGCCTGA
- a CDS encoding hydroxymethylglutaryl-CoA reductase, degradative has product MKRSITSRLAGFYKRPPEGRLVLLREMGAASVEAFEHLARGGGLPVALADRMSENVLATHALPLSVGLNFLVNGRDVLVPMAVEEPSVVAAASNAAKMVRGAGGFKGEADAPVMTAQIQLDDVPDPASAAARVLEHRERILALGDASIPRMVSRGGGCRDLEARVLDDALGVLVFHVHVDVGDCMGANTVDTVAEAIAPAIHAITGGTMGLRILTNLTLRRRVRVSAEVRDEEVGGAEIAQGIARASRFAELDVFRAVTHNKGFMNGLDAVAVALGQDFRAIEAGAHAFASMSGKYRPLSTWKRAPGGLVGEAELPLAVGTVGGSVNAHPGVRAALELLGVESAAELSVVMASVGLASNLAALRALAGEGIQRGHMRLHERKRELPSVPPAAMTAAREEAT; this is encoded by the coding sequence ATGAAGCGATCGATCACGAGCCGCCTGGCCGGCTTCTACAAGCGCCCGCCGGAGGGCCGCCTCGTGCTCCTGCGCGAGATGGGCGCGGCCTCGGTCGAGGCCTTCGAGCACCTCGCGCGCGGCGGCGGTCTGCCCGTCGCGCTCGCCGATCGCATGAGCGAGAACGTGCTCGCGACGCACGCGCTGCCCCTGTCGGTGGGCCTGAACTTCCTCGTCAACGGCCGCGACGTGCTCGTGCCGATGGCCGTGGAGGAGCCGAGCGTGGTCGCCGCCGCGTCGAACGCGGCGAAGATGGTGCGCGGCGCTGGCGGCTTCAAAGGCGAGGCGGACGCGCCCGTCATGACCGCGCAGATCCAGCTCGACGACGTGCCCGATCCGGCTTCGGCCGCGGCGCGCGTGCTCGAGCATCGAGAGCGCATCCTCGCGCTCGGCGACGCGTCGATCCCGCGCATGGTCTCGCGCGGCGGCGGCTGCCGGGATCTCGAGGCGCGCGTGCTCGACGACGCGCTCGGCGTGCTCGTCTTCCACGTGCACGTCGACGTGGGCGACTGCATGGGCGCGAACACGGTCGACACGGTCGCCGAGGCCATCGCGCCCGCGATCCACGCGATCACGGGCGGCACCATGGGCCTGCGGATCCTCACCAACCTGACCCTCCGCCGCCGCGTGCGCGTCTCCGCCGAGGTGCGCGACGAGGAGGTCGGTGGGGCGGAGATCGCGCAGGGCATCGCGCGCGCCAGCCGCTTCGCCGAGCTCGATGTCTTCCGCGCGGTCACGCACAACAAGGGCTTCATGAACGGGCTCGACGCGGTGGCCGTCGCGCTCGGGCAAGACTTCCGCGCGATCGAGGCCGGCGCGCACGCGTTCGCCTCGATGAGCGGCAAGTACAGGCCGCTGAGCACGTGGAAGCGCGCGCCGGGCGGGCTCGTCGGCGAGGCGGAGCTGCCGCTCGCGGTGGGCACGGTGGGCGGCTCGGTGAACGCGCACCCGGGCGTGCGCGCCGCCCTCGAGCTGCTCGGGGTCGAGAGCGCGGCCGAGCTGTCGGTGGTGATGGCGTCGGTCGGGCTCGCGTCGAACCTCGCGGCGCTGCGCGCGCTCGCGGGCGAGGGCATCCAGCGCGGTCACATGCGGCTGCACGAGCGCAAGCGCGAGCTTCCGAGCGTGCCGCCTGCGGCGATGACGGCCGCACGCGAGGAGGCGACATGA
- a CDS encoding GbsR/MarR family transcriptional regulator, which produces MLAAEAIGDVIEHWGFRRVLGRVWTVLFIAVDPLPAAAIGERLSLSSGAVSMSLTELQRWGVVRRVFRPGDRKEYFEAETDFWKMISKVFDERERLLADSVRGRLERAVSLLESRPQSPELARSVDRVKRLLSFVIVAQTALDGFIRSRVVDFSPFGDLMRFPLRLTRKRRG; this is translated from the coding sequence ATGCTCGCCGCCGAGGCCATCGGCGACGTCATCGAGCACTGGGGTTTTCGCCGCGTGCTCGGCCGCGTTTGGACGGTCCTCTTCATCGCCGTCGATCCGCTGCCCGCAGCGGCGATCGGCGAGCGGCTCAGCCTCTCCTCGGGCGCGGTGAGCATGTCGCTCACGGAGCTTCAGCGCTGGGGCGTCGTGCGGCGCGTCTTCCGCCCCGGCGATCGCAAGGAGTACTTCGAGGCCGAGACCGACTTCTGGAAGATGATCTCGAAGGTCTTCGACGAGCGCGAGCGGCTCCTCGCCGACTCGGTGCGCGGCCGCCTCGAGCGCGCCGTCTCGCTGCTCGAGTCGCGGCCTCAATCGCCGGAGCTTGCGCGCAGCGTCGACCGCGTCAAGCGCCTGCTCTCTTTCGTCATCGTCGCGCAGACGGCTCTCGACGGCTTCATCCGATCGCGCGTCGTCGACTTTTCGCCTTTCGGCGATCTCATGCGGTTCCCGCTGCGCCTCACGCGCAAGCGGCGGGGATAG
- a CDS encoding isochorismate synthase, whose translation MSSSFVARALEAATRQRAPAEIIAITVPAMPVAPDRLLVARGADDAPILFWDASAREREGGGALAGWGEAARVEGSGPERLRQVIAEAERLFAQVFEVRHPEAEGAPSPRLFGGLSFRPEPRREAPWAAFGDASFVLPRLRYAVRGGRGSLQLCARVEDLLREDRRAVIVADFERAQEAITAAGRGVPMHREGGAGDARIEGMTSAAFCELVEAALAHIRSRALEKVVAVAPSHVTSSRAIDIGAALVRMGEDYGDCTRFAIQRGDAVFVGASPERLVARSGRVVETDGLAGTARRGANEEAIKDALFTSAKERREHAIVVEAIARVLESATTALDVPAEPVIRTLRNVHHLWTPIRATLRAPLHVLSLVESLHPTPAVCGTPREDAVAFIAQNEPSGRGWYTGAVGWLDGAGDGDFAVAIRAGLVGAREAWLYAGAGIVEGSDPRSEFAETRAKQAPMLTALGIGA comes from the coding sequence ATGTCGAGCTCTTTCGTCGCCCGTGCGCTCGAGGCTGCGACGCGGCAGCGCGCGCCCGCGGAGATCATCGCGATCACCGTCCCGGCGATGCCCGTCGCGCCCGATCGGCTCCTCGTCGCGCGCGGCGCGGACGACGCGCCGATCCTCTTCTGGGACGCCTCCGCGCGCGAGCGTGAGGGCGGGGGCGCGCTCGCGGGCTGGGGCGAGGCGGCGCGCGTCGAGGGCAGCGGGCCCGAGCGCCTTCGCCAGGTGATCGCGGAGGCCGAGCGCCTGTTCGCGCAGGTCTTCGAGGTCCGCCACCCCGAAGCCGAAGGCGCGCCTTCGCCCCGGCTCTTCGGTGGTTTGTCCTTCCGACCCGAGCCGCGCCGCGAGGCGCCCTGGGCTGCCTTCGGCGACGCGAGCTTCGTGCTTCCGCGCCTGCGCTACGCCGTCCGTGGCGGCCGGGGCTCGCTCCAGCTCTGCGCGCGCGTCGAGGATCTGCTGCGCGAGGACAGAAGGGCCGTGATCGTCGCGGATTTCGAGCGCGCGCAGGAGGCCATCACGGCGGCGGGGCGCGGCGTCCCCATGCACCGGGAGGGCGGCGCCGGGGATGCGCGGATCGAGGGGATGACGAGCGCGGCGTTCTGCGAGCTCGTCGAGGCGGCGCTCGCGCACATCCGGTCGCGGGCGCTCGAGAAGGTCGTCGCGGTCGCGCCGAGCCACGTCACCTCGTCGCGCGCGATCGACATCGGCGCGGCGCTCGTGCGCATGGGCGAGGATTACGGAGACTGCACGCGCTTCGCGATCCAGCGCGGCGACGCGGTGTTCGTCGGCGCCTCGCCCGAGCGGCTCGTCGCGCGCTCGGGCCGGGTCGTCGAGACCGACGGCCTCGCTGGCACCGCGCGCCGCGGGGCGAACGAGGAGGCGATCAAGGACGCGCTGTTCACGAGCGCCAAGGAGCGGCGCGAGCATGCCATCGTCGTGGAGGCGATCGCGCGCGTGCTCGAGTCCGCCACGACTGCGCTCGACGTGCCCGCGGAGCCCGTGATCCGCACGCTGCGCAACGTGCACCACCTCTGGACGCCCATCCGGGCCACCCTGCGCGCGCCCTTGCACGTGCTGTCGCTCGTCGAGTCGCTGCACCCGACGCCGGCCGTGTGCGGCACGCCGCGCGAGGACGCCGTCGCGTTCATCGCGCAGAACGAGCCCAGCGGACGCGGCTGGTACACGGGCGCGGTGGGCTGGCTCGACGGGGCGGGGGACGGCGACTTCGCGGTGGCGATCCGGGCCGGGCTCGTGGGCGCGCGCGAGGCGTGGCTCTACGCGGGCGCCGGGATCGTCGAGGGCTCGGATCCGCGCTCGGAGTTCGCAGAGACGCGGGCCAAGCAGGCGCCCATGCTCACGGCGCTCGGGATAGGAGCATGA
- the aroF gene encoding 3-deoxy-7-phosphoheptulonate synthase — protein MIVSLKHDADAGRVLNELAGRGLWVSRVERSASGSTVHYVIASHSQPADPADLARIDGVAEVTTPKPAHPLVAAQGPVVTVGGVKIGGASPVWMCGPCSVESEGHVLEMAQVLAKLGVTFLRGGAFKPRTSPYAFQGHGDAALGWMRRAADAAGMLVVTEALGEGHVPFVAEVADLVQVGSRNMQNFALLKAVGRAGKPVLLKRGMASTIEEWLLAGEYVLSHGASGVIFCERGIRGFDDSTRNLLDLGAVALLRHVHRLPVIVDPSHGAGRRDLVLPLGRAALSAGAAGLMIETHPDPGAALSDGPQAVPLAQLGPVLSDLGGAYAKEAVQ, from the coding sequence ATGATCGTCTCGCTCAAGCACGACGCAGACGCGGGGCGCGTCCTCAACGAGCTCGCGGGCCGGGGGCTGTGGGTCTCGCGGGTGGAGCGCAGCGCGTCCGGATCCACCGTTCACTACGTCATCGCGTCGCACTCGCAGCCTGCAGATCCGGCGGATCTCGCGCGCATCGACGGCGTCGCCGAGGTGACGACGCCGAAGCCCGCGCACCCGCTCGTGGCCGCGCAGGGTCCGGTCGTCACGGTCGGCGGGGTCAAGATCGGCGGCGCGAGCCCGGTGTGGATGTGCGGGCCGTGCAGCGTCGAGTCCGAGGGGCACGTGCTCGAGATGGCGCAGGTGCTCGCGAAGCTCGGCGTGACCTTCCTGCGCGGCGGGGCGTTCAAGCCGCGCACGAGCCCGTACGCGTTCCAGGGCCACGGCGACGCGGCGCTCGGCTGGATGCGGCGCGCGGCCGACGCGGCGGGGATGCTGGTCGTGACCGAGGCGCTCGGCGAGGGCCACGTGCCCTTCGTCGCCGAGGTCGCCGATCTCGTCCAGGTGGGATCGCGCAACATGCAGAACTTCGCGCTGCTCAAGGCCGTGGGGCGCGCGGGCAAGCCGGTCTTGCTCAAGCGCGGGATGGCCTCGACGATCGAGGAGTGGCTGCTCGCGGGCGAGTACGTGCTGTCGCACGGCGCCTCGGGCGTCATCTTCTGCGAGCGGGGCATCCGCGGCTTCGACGACTCGACGCGCAACCTGCTCGACCTCGGCGCGGTGGCGCTCCTGCGTCACGTGCACAGGCTGCCGGTGATCGTGGATCCGTCGCACGGCGCGGGCCGGCGCGATCTCGTGCTGCCGCTCGGGCGCGCGGCGCTGTCGGCGGGCGCGGCGGGGCTCATGATCGAGACGCACCCGGATCCGGGCGCGGCGCTCTCCGACGGCCCGCAGGCCGTGCCGCTCGCGCAGCTCGGCCCCGTGCTCTCCGATCTCGGCGGCGCGTACGCGAAGGAGGCGGTGCAATGA
- the menD gene encoding 2-succinyl-5-enolpyruvyl-6-hydroxy-3-cyclohexene-1-carboxylic-acid synthase, which yields MSSSNLHSAWAELFIRSLASAGVADIVISPGSRSTPLALAAARIGGLRCHTAVDERSAAFFALGQARVTGRPSALVCTSGTAGAHYLPAIIEASQSFVPMVAITADRPWELADVAAPQTIDQLRLFGAHARHFAELGLPDPAPSALRAVPRIAAQAVALSLSPLPGPVHVNARFRKPLEPVSTSSPEPWQPLVDELLRRGPTRVFAPEVAPSPAALDEIAKLAARSERGLIVCGPSPLDPGRRFGPAIRKLARVTGFPVLAESTSGARFAGAGKGFTACPAFDSLLRIPAFRRAHVPDLILEIGAPPTSQGYADLVAENPRVPRYVLAHHGYSDPAGTATALVLGDPAAAAAGIQQRLASRGQPAQSAWATSFARADARAWSIAAEVSVAPELTEACVARGVVDACPEGSVLVIGNSTPVRDIDVWAPARAAALDVLHQRGASGIDGLVSGAAGALSATDRPVTLLLGDLSLLHDIGGLALARRADRPLVIVVVQNDGGRIFEHLPIVKSAERPDFDKYFTMPEPVDLAEAAASFGIRFARVQAPAELASALGEAHARPGATLVEAVVPPGDGAARVARFRAELAAALAAEPETVFAPRAPRGEGATS from the coding sequence ATGAGCAGCTCGAACCTGCACTCGGCCTGGGCGGAGCTGTTCATCCGATCGCTCGCGAGCGCAGGCGTCGCTGACATCGTGATCAGCCCTGGCTCGCGCTCGACGCCGCTCGCGCTCGCGGCGGCGCGCATCGGCGGGCTGCGCTGCCACACCGCGGTCGACGAGCGATCGGCCGCGTTCTTCGCGCTCGGACAGGCGCGCGTGACAGGAAGGCCGAGCGCGCTCGTGTGCACCTCGGGCACGGCCGGGGCGCACTACCTGCCCGCGATCATCGAGGCCTCGCAGAGCTTCGTGCCCATGGTCGCGATCACCGCGGACAGGCCCTGGGAGCTGGCCGACGTCGCCGCGCCGCAGACCATCGATCAGCTCCGGCTCTTCGGGGCGCACGCGCGGCACTTCGCCGAGCTCGGCCTGCCCGATCCGGCGCCCTCCGCCCTGCGCGCCGTGCCGCGGATCGCGGCGCAGGCGGTCGCGCTGTCGCTCTCTCCGCTGCCCGGCCCGGTGCACGTGAACGCGCGCTTTCGCAAGCCGCTCGAGCCCGTGTCCACGAGCAGTCCCGAGCCCTGGCAGCCGCTCGTGGACGAGCTTTTGCGTCGCGGTCCGACCCGCGTGTTCGCGCCCGAGGTCGCGCCGTCGCCCGCGGCGCTCGACGAGATCGCGAAGCTCGCGGCGCGCTCCGAGCGAGGGCTCATCGTGTGCGGGCCTTCGCCGCTCGATCCCGGCAGGCGCTTCGGCCCCGCGATCCGCAAGCTCGCGCGCGTCACGGGCTTCCCCGTGCTCGCCGAGTCCACGAGCGGGGCGCGCTTCGCGGGCGCAGGCAAGGGCTTCACCGCCTGTCCTGCGTTCGACTCGTTGCTGCGCATCCCCGCGTTCCGCAGGGCGCACGTGCCCGATCTGATCCTCGAGATCGGCGCGCCGCCGACGTCGCAGGGCTACGCCGATCTGGTCGCCGAGAACCCGCGCGTGCCCAGGTACGTGCTCGCCCACCACGGCTACAGCGACCCGGCCGGCACGGCCACGGCGCTCGTGCTTGGCGATCCGGCTGCTGCGGCCGCAGGGATCCAGCAGCGCCTCGCTTCGCGCGGGCAGCCTGCGCAGAGCGCGTGGGCGACCTCGTTCGCGCGTGCGGACGCGCGCGCGTGGTCCATCGCGGCCGAGGTTTCGGTCGCGCCCGAGCTCACCGAGGCCTGCGTCGCGCGTGGCGTGGTGGACGCCTGCCCCGAGGGGTCGGTCCTGGTGATCGGCAACAGCACGCCCGTGCGTGACATCGACGTCTGGGCGCCTGCGCGCGCGGCGGCGCTCGACGTCCTGCACCAGCGGGGCGCGAGCGGCATCGACGGCCTCGTCTCGGGCGCCGCAGGCGCGCTCTCGGCCACGGACAGGCCCGTCACCCTGCTGCTCGGCGATCTCAGCCTGCTGCACGACATCGGCGGCCTCGCGCTCGCCCGCCGCGCCGATCGGCCGCTCGTGATCGTGGTCGTGCAGAACGACGGCGGCCGCATCTTCGAGCACCTGCCCATCGTGAAGAGCGCGGAGCGGCCCGACTTCGATAAGTACTTCACGATGCCCGAGCCCGTCGATCTCGCCGAGGCCGCCGCGTCCTTCGGGATCCGCTTCGCGCGCGTGCAAGCCCCCGCGGAGCTCGCGTCGGCGCTCGGCGAGGCCCACGCGCGTCCGGGCGCGACGCTCGTCGAGGCCGTCGTGCCGCCTGGCGACGGTGCTGCGCGCGTCGCTCGTTTTCGCGCCGAGCTCGCCGCTGCGCTCGCGGCCGAGCCAGAGACCGTTTTTGCCCCCCGCGCGCCGCGGGGTGAAGGAGCCACATCATGA
- the ubiE gene encoding bifunctional demethylmenaquinone methyltransferase/2-methoxy-6-polyprenyl-1,4-benzoquinol methylase UbiE, giving the protein MSGSSEQTGRDVRSGSGEMFDAIAGRYDLLNRILSLGMDQGWRRRAVRALALKRGARVLDLATGTADLAIAIAEEYPDATVIGMDPSRGMLDVGRRKLGGSKLEGRIELQVGDAQELPLGDASVDGVAIAFGIRNVPDRPRALREMARVTREGGRVVILELSEPRRGLMGTLARTYVHDIVPRVGGLISGAKEYRYLQRSIQAFPPPEEFVRTMEASGLRVIESAPLTFGVAWLFVATPAREGASRKEA; this is encoded by the coding sequence ATGAGCGGTTCTTCTGAACAGACCGGGCGCGACGTGCGCTCGGGCAGCGGCGAGATGTTCGACGCGATCGCGGGCCGTTACGACCTGCTCAACCGCATCTTGTCGCTCGGCATGGATCAGGGCTGGCGCAGGCGCGCGGTGCGTGCGCTCGCCCTGAAGCGCGGCGCGCGCGTGCTCGATCTCGCGACGGGGACGGCCGATCTCGCGATCGCCATCGCCGAGGAGTACCCGGACGCGACCGTCATCGGGATGGATCCGTCGCGCGGCATGCTCGACGTGGGCAGGCGAAAGCTGGGCGGCTCGAAGCTCGAGGGTCGCATCGAGCTGCAGGTCGGCGACGCGCAGGAGCTGCCGCTCGGGGACGCGAGCGTCGACGGCGTGGCCATCGCGTTCGGCATCCGCAACGTGCCCGATCGGCCGCGGGCGCTGCGCGAGATGGCGCGCGTCACGCGCGAGGGCGGGCGCGTCGTGATCCTCGAGCTGTCCGAGCCGCGCCGCGGTCTCATGGGCACGCTCGCGCGCACGTACGTGCACGACATCGTGCCGCGCGTCGGTGGGCTCATCTCGGGCGCCAAGGAGTACCGCTACCTGCAGCGTTCGATCCAGGCGTTCCCGCCGCCCGAGGAGTTCGTCCGCACGATGGAGGCGTCGGGGCTCAGGGTCATCGAGTCGGCGCCGCTCACGTTCGGCGTAGCCTGGCTGTTCGTGGCCACGCCGGCGCGGGAAGGGGCGTCCCGAAAGGAGGCGTAG
- a CDS encoding 1,4-dihydroxy-2-naphthoate polyprenyltransferase, whose amino-acid sequence MPGSAETTSVVQPGSLRAWVLACRPATLTAAVVPVMVGSAVAHAVGAFRALPALAALVGAILIQIATNFANDVFDHEKGADTEERLGPTRATASGLLTPRQMRAGLVATIALTLVPGIYLVAVGGWPIVAIGIASVLSGVAYTGGPYPLGYHGLGDVFVFVFFGLVAVCGTVFVQVDAVPPLAWLASVPVGAIATAVLVVNNVRDRETDVKAGKRTLAVRLGKRGGIAEYALLMVMAYAAPVVAVLGLGLGPWVLLPLASLPLAIVLLNKLATGEGRPLNAVLARTAMLLLVYGALFSGGLVLS is encoded by the coding sequence ATGCCCGGATCGGCGGAGACGACGAGCGTCGTTCAGCCTGGCTCGCTCCGCGCGTGGGTGCTCGCGTGCAGGCCTGCGACGCTGACGGCGGCTGTCGTGCCCGTGATGGTGGGGAGCGCGGTGGCGCATGCGGTGGGCGCGTTTCGCGCGCTGCCTGCGCTCGCCGCGCTCGTCGGCGCGATCCTCATCCAGATCGCGACGAACTTCGCCAACGACGTCTTCGATCACGAGAAGGGCGCCGACACCGAGGAGCGGCTCGGGCCCACGCGCGCCACGGCCTCGGGCCTGCTCACGCCGAGGCAGATGCGCGCGGGGCTCGTCGCGACGATCGCGCTCACGCTCGTGCCGGGGATCTACCTCGTCGCGGTGGGCGGATGGCCGATCGTCGCGATCGGCATCGCCTCCGTGCTCTCGGGCGTCGCGTACACCGGCGGACCCTATCCGCTCGGCTACCACGGCCTCGGCGACGTCTTCGTGTTCGTCTTCTTCGGCCTCGTCGCGGTCTGCGGCACGGTGTTCGTGCAGGTAGACGCGGTCCCGCCGCTCGCGTGGCTCGCGTCCGTGCCCGTGGGTGCGATCGCGACCGCGGTCCTCGTCGTGAACAACGTGCGGGATCGCGAGACCGACGTGAAGGCGGGCAAGCGCACGCTGGCGGTGCGTCTCGGCAAGCGCGGCGGGATCGCCGAGTACGCGCTGCTCATGGTGATGGCGTACGCGGCGCCCGTGGTGGCGGTGCTCGGGCTCGGGCTCGGGCCGTGGGTGCTCTTGCCGCTCGCGTCACTGCCGCTCGCGATCGTGCTCCTCAACAAGCTCGCGACGGGCGAGGGGAGGCCGCTCAACGCGGTCCTCGCGCGCACGGCGATGCTCCTGCTCGTCTACGGCGCGCTGTTCTCGGGCGGGCTCGTGCTGTCCTGA
- a CDS encoding polyprenyl synthetase family protein: MTIATYPMDYVPPHDVVKSLEKGCEGHGLDPLAGRLADLRAFLASDLDEVDLALAQVGVGGQTVAHASARHLLGQDGKRLRPICVALAAYAGRGFGDAARTYAVAVELVHNATLLHDDVVDLGARRRGADAARVIYGNAASIFGGDWLLVEALCRIQKTGNAEVLARMLEVIKEMVIAESMQLGRRGRLDGSRAEYFRIVDGKTASLFRWAMFAGAKAGGVSPEGCDALVEYGKKLGIAFQLVDDVLDVAGDPETTGKAMLADLGEGKMTYPLLLAMERCPELLPLLEAACRGEEVRADVGARVSSTLRASGVVDDCLALARRMCAEAIAVIAPLPDGIAKTALEAVARATPERRK, translated from the coding sequence ATGACGATCGCAACGTACCCGATGGACTACGTCCCTCCCCATGACGTGGTCAAAAGCCTCGAGAAGGGCTGCGAGGGGCATGGCCTCGATCCGCTGGCGGGCAGGCTCGCCGATCTGCGCGCCTTCCTCGCCTCCGATCTCGACGAGGTCGATCTCGCCCTCGCTCAGGTGGGCGTGGGAGGACAGACGGTGGCGCACGCGAGCGCGCGGCACCTGCTCGGGCAGGACGGCAAGCGCCTGCGGCCCATCTGCGTGGCGCTCGCGGCGTACGCGGGACGCGGCTTCGGCGACGCGGCGCGCACGTATGCGGTCGCCGTCGAGCTGGTGCACAACGCGACCCTGCTCCACGACGACGTCGTCGATCTCGGCGCCCGGCGGCGGGGGGCCGACGCGGCGCGCGTCATCTACGGCAATGCGGCCAGCATCTTCGGGGGCGACTGGCTGCTCGTCGAGGCGCTCTGCCGCATCCAGAAGACCGGCAACGCCGAGGTGCTCGCGCGCATGCTCGAGGTGATCAAGGAGATGGTCATCGCCGAGAGCATGCAGCTCGGCCGAAGGGGGCGGCTCGACGGCAGCCGGGCCGAGTACTTCCGCATCGTCGACGGAAAGACCGCGTCGCTCTTCCGCTGGGCGATGTTCGCCGGCGCGAAGGCGGGCGGCGTGTCCCCGGAGGGCTGCGACGCGCTCGTCGAGTACGGCAAGAAGCTCGGCATCGCGTTCCAGCTCGTCGACGACGTGCTCGACGTGGCCGGCGATCCGGAGACGACGGGCAAGGCGATGCTCGCGGATCTGGGCGAGGGGAAGATGACGTATCCGCTCCTGCTCGCGATGGAGCGCTGCCCGGAGCTTCTGCCGCTGCTCGAGGCGGCGTGCAGGGGCGAAGAGGTGAGGGCCGACGTCGGCGCGCGCGTCTCGTCGACGCTGCGCGCTTCGGGCGTGGTCGACGACTGCCTCGCGCTCGCGCGCCGGATGTGCGCGGAGGCGATCGCCGTCATCGCGCCCTTGCCGGATGGGATTGCCAAGACCGCGCTCGAAGCCGTCGCTCGCGCGACGCCGGAACGGAGGAAGTAG